In the genome of Gloeotrichia echinulata CP02, one region contains:
- a CDS encoding GNAT family N-acetyltransferase, translating to MTFSNTSDTSDTSDNYLIEPLAKQDRAAFSCGVESLDIYLKQQASQDARKYMAAPFVLIEQSSSTVIGYYTLSSTSIIFSELPTEITKKLPKYPNVPATLLGRLAVDNKYRGKGLGEMLLMDALYRSFQSEIATVAVVVGAKDNQARLFYQHFDFIQFPNFPYRLFLLMETIAKLFK from the coding sequence GTGACGTTCTCCAATACTTCGGATACTTCGGATACTTCTGATAATTATTTAATAGAGCCGCTGGCTAAACAAGACCGGGCGGCTTTTTCTTGTGGGGTCGAGTCACTGGATATTTATTTGAAGCAACAAGCCAGTCAAGATGCTAGGAAGTATATGGCTGCTCCCTTTGTTTTGATCGAACAAAGTTCTAGTACAGTCATTGGGTATTACACTTTGTCTTCAACTAGCATTATATTTAGCGAATTACCAACCGAGATAACTAAAAAACTGCCAAAATATCCAAATGTTCCTGCAACTCTTTTAGGTCGATTAGCAGTTGATAATAAATATCGCGGAAAAGGATTAGGGGAAATGCTTTTAATGGATGCGCTATATCGAAGTTTTCAAAGTGAAATAGCTACAGTAGCTGTAGTGGTTGGTGCTAAAGATAATCAAGCTCGTTTGTTTTACCAGCATTTTGACTTCATTCAATTTCCTAATTTCCCTTATCGATTATTTCTATTGATGGAGACTATTGCCAAACTTTTTAAGTAA
- a CDS encoding DUF1778 domain-containing protein: MTIPVTKGSKVNSERSKAERLEARVTKEQKELFQRAADIQGRTLTDFVISSVLNAAKQVIQEQEMMILTKQDQEVFVAALLNPPEPSTKLRDAAQRYQQKMGV, translated from the coding sequence ATGACCATCCCAGTGACTAAAGGCTCCAAAGTAAATTCAGAGCGCTCCAAAGCTGAACGTTTGGAAGCTCGTGTCACTAAAGAGCAAAAAGAATTGTTCCAGCGTGCTGCTGATATTCAGGGTCGAACACTAACGGATTTTGTGATTAGTAGTGTTTTGAATGCTGCTAAACAAGTTATTCAGGAACAGGAAATGATGATCTTAACTAAGCAAGATCAAGAGGTTTTTGTTGCAGCATTGCTAAATCCCCCAGAACCTAGTACAAAATTACGAGATGCTGCCCAACGTTATCAGCAAAAAATGGGTGTATAA
- a CDS encoding DUF1796 family putative cysteine peptidase, with the protein MYQFQVSAYTQTGESIGLVGSTPELGLWDISRCIHLRTSGDRYPLWWTDKEIDIQPSLKSGDSQRIEYKYVRLDTKGRWRWEATGPNRWVPINPDKQSGTIIVDDGAFGYLQPYPFGYIQQPDVKMPKTFESEGLKIVVIGSSVALGHKAWLFKGWVWLLEQALQQKYGHRLVNVSEVGANVSRTIARFGSVVTPEQPDVVIIALSLGNEGLAYCPPHERRAVQRRFESGLQQLVKMTRSLGARPILAGVYPNGDYSPEHDWLLKDTHNRMLDWGVTILDWLAAVDNGQGRWKEGISFDPAHPNTIGHNLMYQAIDLKLFQIDKEELAKEKQRFWQPNEIPIYLDNAGFYVCAYIEEKRLRISNPSKYSYTIAPYWQELQTVLQSKAGLIPGIYVAKNAQKDTLPFFAVQENGALASLAGGIATTVEIPPGAEVEYIAAFNLFAPNNAQVLFYDGYLGILQKDERHLWVINESDHEYNIQPMWPEVRQALKALPAGVYEDPLHPDIPFRTMMIGKQGLESRVKIASQSAVLLQYKCKLSDISRVGIIPLGDRCAVRMMLYKMEYDGPAFPFDLTRSTNIADVADMIENRFYDMWNPAFLHYNPDAGRIYHSKWTGLSFAHEVETTDDPVNDMSPVHERMRVRYTARSQRFWYTIENCDQVLFVRTGISDRGGVIDLVNKLEKQCQGKPFQILLLSAQSSDEFLDLTNVVHYNVEFNPDRMYDDLGHWMYCTEVMRGILTSLGVSSKNLFWCPPKIPKG; encoded by the coding sequence ATGTATCAATTCCAGGTTAGTGCATACACGCAAACTGGCGAATCCATTGGTCTAGTCGGTTCAACTCCAGAATTAGGATTGTGGGACATCAGCAGATGTATTCACCTCCGTACAAGTGGCGATCGCTATCCTTTATGGTGGACAGACAAAGAAATCGACATTCAGCCATCTTTAAAGTCAGGTGATTCCCAGAGAATAGAATACAAGTATGTACGTCTCGATACTAAAGGACGTTGGCGATGGGAAGCTACTGGACCTAACCGTTGGGTGCCGATCAACCCTGACAAGCAGTCTGGTACTATTATTGTGGATGATGGCGCATTTGGTTATTTGCAGCCTTATCCCTTCGGATACATTCAACAGCCAGATGTCAAGATGCCCAAGACATTCGAGTCTGAAGGTTTAAAAATCGTTGTCATTGGCAGTTCTGTTGCTTTAGGTCATAAAGCCTGGCTATTCAAAGGCTGGGTGTGGCTACTAGAACAGGCTTTACAGCAAAAATACGGACATAGACTCGTAAATGTATCAGAAGTGGGAGCCAATGTCAGCAGAACAATTGCCCGGTTTGGGTCAGTAGTCACGCCAGAACAACCAGATGTTGTGATTATTGCCTTGTCTCTAGGTAACGAAGGGTTAGCCTACTGTCCCCCTCACGAACGAAGGGCTGTACAGCGGCGATTTGAAAGCGGCTTACAGCAACTTGTAAAAATGACACGCTCCCTGGGTGCGCGTCCGATTCTCGCTGGGGTCTATCCCAACGGTGACTATTCCCCGGAACATGACTGGTTACTCAAGGACACACACAACCGCATGTTGGATTGGGGCGTGACCATACTAGATTGGTTGGCAGCAGTGGATAATGGACAGGGACGCTGGAAAGAGGGGATATCTTTCGACCCAGCTCACCCCAACACCATCGGTCACAACCTCATGTATCAGGCGATTGACCTGAAGCTGTTCCAAATCGACAAAGAGGAATTAGCAAAAGAAAAGCAACGCTTTTGGCAGCCGAATGAAATCCCCATTTATCTTGATAATGCAGGGTTCTATGTCTGTGCTTATATCGAAGAAAAGCGGTTGCGAATCAGCAATCCATCAAAATATAGCTACACCATTGCTCCCTATTGGCAAGAACTGCAAACTGTACTACAAAGTAAAGCAGGATTGATCCCAGGTATCTACGTTGCCAAAAATGCCCAGAAAGACACACTCCCATTTTTTGCTGTGCAAGAGAATGGGGCGTTAGCTTCGCTCGCCGGAGGCATCGCCACAACCGTAGAAATTCCTCCTGGTGCTGAGGTAGAATATATTGCCGCCTTCAATCTCTTTGCGCCGAACAACGCACAGGTTTTGTTTTATGATGGGTATCTGGGGATTTTGCAAAAAGACGAGCGTCACCTGTGGGTGATCAACGAATCAGATCATGAGTATAACATTCAGCCGATGTGGCCAGAGGTACGTCAAGCACTGAAAGCTCTGCCAGCAGGTGTCTATGAAGACCCACTGCATCCTGATATTCCCTTCCGTACCATGATGATTGGCAAGCAGGGGCTAGAAAGTAGGGTAAAAATAGCATCCCAGTCTGCAGTGCTGTTACAATACAAGTGTAAATTATCAGATATCAGCCGTGTGGGGATCATTCCCCTGGGCGATCGCTGTGCCGTCCGCATGATGCTGTATAAAATGGAGTACGACGGTCCAGCTTTTCCCTTTGATCTGACGCGCAGCACCAATATTGCAGATGTCGCGGATATGATCGAAAATCGTTTTTATGATATGTGGAATCCTGCTTTCCTGCATTACAATCCAGATGCAGGCAGAATCTACCACAGTAAGTGGACGGGTCTATCCTTTGCCCATGAAGTTGAGACCACAGACGACCCTGTTAACGATATGTCTCCCGTCCATGAACGGATGCGCGTTCGATATACAGCACGCTCCCAGCGGTTTTGGTACACAATTGAGAACTGCGATCAGGTGCTGTTTGTTCGCACAGGTATTAGCGATCGCGGTGGCGTGATTGACTTGGTTAATAAGCTGGAAAAACAATGCCAAGGGAAGCCATTTCAAATCCTACTTCTTTCTGCCCAAAGCTCGGATGAGTTTTTAGACCTGACCAATGTGGTACATTATAATGTCGAGTTTAATCCTGATCGCATGTATGATGATTTGGGACATTGGATGTACTGCACAGAGGTGATGCGCGGAATTTTGACATCTCTGGGGGTGTCGAGCAAAAACCTCTTTTGGTGCCCACCGAAAATACCGAAGGGATGA